The window GCTTCGCGGACAGTAGAGTTCGCGGAAGCAGCGGCCTTCCCCGAATAGATCGCGGCGATTACGGCATCGGTCGCGATCATTTCCTCGCGCACGAGTATGTCGTTCGCGCCCAGATCCTTGATGAAGGTTGCGTACTGTGCCTTCTCTGCGAATCGTGCGGTGGCCACCGTGATCGCCACGCCCGGTTGCAGTTCAACCGCGACGAACTCTTTGCGGGCGGCTGCGGGAATGCGCAACGCGGCGTCGTCATCCGCTACGGTCAGAATGCGCTTGAAGTCAGGAAGAGAATCGCGCGACACGAGTTCCGGCAGCCCGGAAGACAATCCACCGCGCTCGGGCTGATCTTCGTCTTCCGCTGGCTGTTCCTGCTCTGCCATCGTGGGCGCAGACATCGACTTTTTCTCGGCCGAGGCGATGGGCCGCTGAGGCGCGACATCCGCTTGCTTCTCGAACGCAAGCGGGCTCGCGTTCGCACCAGACGCGCCGCGCGTGTCGGAAGGCGCATCGTCCGCGGCGACAGCATCGTGCGCAAGGTTTGCCGCCGGCGCGCCCATCGGCTGGTGGTGTTCAGGCTGCGGCGCGTAGCTGAATTGGGCAGCGGCCGCGACAGATTCGGCTGTCGAGGCCGCGCCATTCAGTTGCACGCCGTGCTCCCTCGCCGCCATCGCCGCAGACATACTCGCGAAGGTGGGCCGTTCGAAGCTAGGCGGGACAAATGGACGAAACGCCACGTCATCGTCGGCCGCATGCACCGGAGGTTCGGATCTCTCAGGCACCGCCTGCGCCGGCGAGTGCCAATCATCGCCAACCTCTGTGCTCTCGGCGTCCTCAATTTCGCCCCCCGACAGCGCGCGACCGAGAAACGTGACTTGGGGATTCACCGCGCGCGTGCTCACCGGCGACGCTTGCTCGGTTGCGGTTTCGGCCAATATTTCCCGCCGTTTGCGTTTTCCCGCAACCGGCTCACCGGCCGCGAACTTCGGTTCCGCACCCGTGCCGGGCTCAATGAAGCTCGAGCGCGGTGCGCGAAACCGCTTCAGGAAGCCACCACGCGGAGCGTCGGGCGTGCCCTGCTCTTCTTGTGCGAAAAGACCCATTTCTTATTTCCCAAACGGTACGAAGGTGGAAGCCGTCGACGCGATACCGCCCGGAGGAAGCGGCGATGACAGATCAGTGATCGCCCTGACGGCTGGCGAATCCGGAATCGCGGCGGGCGCGTCAGAGGGCGCAGCGATGGTCTCTGTCCAGTGGCGCTTGCCGTCGACAAGACTGACGGTGAAGCCGTCGATGGAGGCGACGGTCCAACCGTTGAGCAAGCGGCTACCGCTGCGCGCGGTATAAGTCGTGCCTTGATAGTCATACAGCACGTAGGAGCCCGACATGTCGGAATACGCGCCAACGAAGGTTGCTGGAATGACGCGCTTTACCGGGACACTGGGCTTGTGCTCAAACTTGGGCGCGGCTGGTGGGGCCGCCGTCACGGCAGCAGGCGTCGCGCCGAGCGGCGAAGCAAGGCCAACGCCGTTGCCCGGTGCTGCTGCCCCGCCTTGGCCACCTTGCGGACCCCGCATCGAGTCGACGAGCTTTGCGCGCGCGAGCTTGTCAATGTCGTCCAGCGTGAGATGACTTTCCTGCGAAACCGCCGCGCCGGCGACGAACATGAGCGCACCGAAGCAGGCGGCCCGTGCTGGCCACTTAGTTGAGAACATAGTATTTACCCTTCGCAGTGAAATGCACCCCGGTACCGTCCTCTTTCAGCTCTACGTCGAGGGTGTCCAGTGCCATGTTGTCGGGCAGGCGCGCGAGCAGCGCGCTCTGCCACTTGTATCCGTCGATCTGCCACGTGCCGCGCTGCACGAGCGGGCCCTGCACTTCGCCCGCCGTCGGTTGTCGCGCAATGAGACGCTCGGCGGGCTTGATATCAACGACGTAGCCGTGGCTATCGAGCGTGTCCGGCTTGGTGGAAAGCTTTTGCGGATCGGTCTGCAAGGTCTTGATGAGAGCCTGCTGAGTCGGCCACGTCGCTTGTTGGGCGAGCGCGACCCGTTCAGCGACGGTTACTTCAGGACCCCGCGCGGTCAGATGCCAACCGTCCGGGTTAAAGACGACCGGTCGCAACGACTCCGGCGCGCGTGCGTCGAATTCCTTGAACGTGCCGCCCTGCCGCTTGTAGGTTGCGATGCAGGGGCCCGAGATCGTGCAGGACGCTTTCTGAAACTGCCATCCCGCAACGTTGGTTTCTTGCGCGCCAAAGCTAGCGAGCAGCTTTGGTGCAAGCTGATTGGCAAGTGGAGCAGGCGCGGCCAGCGTGCGCATGACAGCCGACTGGTATTCCTGCATGAACGTCGGCGGGGGTGCCGGCGGCGGAGGCGGCGGGTTGAGCATCTCAATCAACTGCTTGCCGCCGAAGAACACGGCAGCGAGGATGACGAGCAACGGCACCGTCGTGGGCACCGCCACCGGGACCTTCTTGATCAGCCCGACTTTGCGCGCAACGAGCAGCTCGCGAAGGTCAAACGTCTCATCTACCGCGTGGAGTTGCGCGCCGTAACCCAGGGTCGCCAGTTCGAGCCCTGCCTTGGCGCACCCGTCCTCGATCTCGTCTCGACGATCCGCAAGCGCATTAAGTGCTACTTCCTGATCGAGCGAGACAGCGCCGCGCTGCACGAGCACCACATGCACGCGCTCATCGTTCTGGATGAGAACGAGTACCGCCGGGCGCCGTCGGACGCGCTCCAGCGACGCAATACGAGCAGCGGCTGAGTACAGCTTGCCGCCCTTGCGCTGCGAAGGCTCCAGTTCGCAGAACCCGACGATGGTCTCGTCATTCGCCTTGTATTCGGTGTAGTGCGTCGCACCGGACTCCTCGACGTAGTGCCGGCGTTCGGCGCGGGCGCCCTTGGCGGAATAAGCGCGCCAATCCAGCCCGAATACGAGCCTGGCGCCCTTTTCTCCCGGTATGGATTCGAAGTGCATGGGGATCGCTACCTCGCGCTCACATCGACGGGACGACGGTCGCCGTCAGCATGATCACCTGGAACGTGCGGCCCTTATTCCATGCGCCCGAGAGACCACCAATGCCATTGTTGCTGTTACCGTCATAGCGATTGCTCACAGCGCCATACAGCACAACGGTCTGTCCATCGGACAGCGCGATGGTCTGGTCGTCCTTGTTGCCGAGGATGTCAGGCAACTGAATCTGCTGCAGCGTGGCGCCCGAACCCGTGCTGATGGTCGTGAACGGACCGTTCAGCTTCGAGCTATCGCTCCAGTACGACAGGATGATTTGATTGTGGTCGTTGACCGACGGCAGGATGTTCACGAAGTCACCGACCGTGACGGATCCCGGCTGAAGACCCGGTACGCCCGAGCTACTACCGGCGATCGAGCCAACGCTCGGCGTGGTGGCTGCCAAATACCCTTTCGTCTCGAATGTTCCGATGGACACCGGCAGGCCGTTCAACGTCAGCTTCGTCTGGGTGTTGTCCTGTACCGTCTTTCCGAAGGCGTTGAGGCCGCTGATGATCGCGTTGGTGCCTTCCATCGGCGAGCCGGGCTTCAAGACCGACAGGCCGACAGTGCCGCCAATCGCTGTTGCCAACGAGGTAGGCGAAGCCACCGTGATCGAATAGCGCTTCAGTCCGTCCGAGATGCGATTGAAAACGATGTCGGCGCTGACGCCCGCTTGCGACGAATTGCTCAGATCCACCTGCAGCGTGCGGACGCGCAGCGCGACCTGACGCGTCGAAATTGCGTTCTCGCGCGCGAGCAGCGCGCCCATGCGATCGACGGCTTCCTTAGTGTCGCGAACCATCACCAAGCGGCTCTGCGGATTGACGACCACTTCTCCGAGCGGCGACTTCAGCTTTTCAAGTTCCGACTGGATGATCGCAATCTGGTCAAACGTGCCATCGCGTCCGGTCGACGTGATCGACGAGAAAGACCCGGTATTGCCCGACGTGCCGCCCGTGGTACCACCGGACGCCTGGTTACCGGTCGACGTATCCGTGCCCTTCGACATCGTCGACTTGATGGACACCTTGCCCGGGATCGCCGCGATCGTGAACGTCTTGGTGACGAACCGGCTGATGGAAATGGTGCTGCCATCGAATGTCCAGTCGAGGCCGAGGTTTTCGGTCACGCCGCGCAGATATTCGCCAACCTTGCAGTTACACGCCTGCGCATAGACCGGCTCGACATTCGACTTGGCCAACGCTTGCGGCTGCATCGGGGCACTCTGGCCGTTCCCGCCGTTGGTCTTCGGAATCAGCGCATCGCGCGGAATGAAGGCGTCCGGGCTCAGATGCACCGGATAACCGGTAGCGGTTGAGATAAGCGTGGCGATCTTCGACAGCGGAAGATTGCCGGGGAAGACAACCGATTTCTCGCGGAAGATCGCGGGCAATGTGGCTTCATACGCGACTGGCACCAACCGGTCGCCGAGGAACGCGGTCGGGACTGCCTCAACAAGCGACATCGACTCGGGGCCGTTGCCCATCGCGCGCGTGGCTTCCGCGTTGGTTGCATCGTAGGCGTGGTTCACGTCGGATTGCGATACCGCGCAGCCGGTCAGCGATGCAGCCACAAGAATGGCAATGGCAGATTTGATTTTCGTGAGGCGCATGGCGATTACTCTTGGCAGTTGGCTGCGCGTGCGACGACGCGGATCACGTTATTGGTGTGCTTGCAAACCCGCGTGGGCGTGCGCATGTGGTTGGTCGCCTGCATCACTTGCGTGAGCACCGACTTGAAGTCGCCCGAGAACGTCGCGTTGAACTCAAGCGGCAAGTCGTCGTCGATCTTCCAGGCGAGCTGCCAGCCCTGCTGCTGCAGCCAGCGATCGAGCGCATTGCGCAGGTTGATGTCCTGCGGCGTGATCGAGAAAGACAGAACGCTACTAGGCACCGTTGCGCCACCTTGCGACGGCACGACGACCGGGGCGACGTCCATCGAGCCAACCCGCGACGGCGCGGCAGCGCCCGGAAGTGCAACCGGCGCGGGACCACCGACATCGGCCTTGGGGGCGGCCGGAGAGGCAGGCGAAGCGGGAGCGACCGAGGCAGAACGAACGCCAGGAGCAACCGGCGACACCATCGCAACTTGAGCCACAGGGGCTTTAGCGGAAGGTGCCGAGAGGAGTTGCCAGCCGTCACCGGGCGGCGGTGCGAGGCGCGATTGATCAGGCTCGGCTGCCGCAAGACCCGGCACAGTCGTGAGTGCGAGACACGCGAACAAGTGAGCCACCATGCGCGCGGTGCGATGCGTTTGAAGAGAAAAAGTAGGCGTCATGTTGGTCAGTTCGCGCGTTGCAGGCGGCGGTAAATGTTGTTGGCGTAGATGAGCTGCTTGTTCGACGAGACTGCGTTGTAGGCACCGACCGCTTTCCACGTCGGACCGAACTGCTTGATGTTCGAAGCCAGGATCCATGTCCCCACATAAGCGTTCACGCAGGCGTCGAACAGGTGTTGCCGAGTGATGCCGAAGCGACCCAGTTTTGGAAGCCAGGACGAGTTGATTTGCATCAAGCCAATGTCCTCGCTTCCATCGGTATTGCGATTCGTCACATACGGGCGCATTCCGGACTCTTGCTGTGCGACCGCACGTACCACTTGAACGCTGACGCGGTGGTAGCGCGCGGCATCGTCAAGACAATCGGCATACGCATGGAACGAGACGGTTGCAATGAGCAGCGTCGAGACTTGAAGCAATCGGCTCATGACGCGGGCCGATCGAAAAACCGCACATCGTGCTTGCGCAGCACGTTCACGACGTTCCCGTCTGCGTTGACGATGAACTGTTCGGCGGTGCCGTTGAACTTGTAATAGCGGCCGTTCTGCTCGCCCGAGCCCATGTGCGCCACGTCAGCGACCGTCACCTTGCCGACGGTGTCGGCGAACTTGAAGAACGTCGAGCCGTTTTCATCAAACACGCTTTGCAGCGCGGCCTTGTTCGCGGCGTCGAACTCATAGACGGTTCCCGCGACGCGGGCGACTTCGACCTTGTCTGCGTCGTTGGAGATCGTGAAGCGCTCGGCGCGGTTGAACGTCATCACGCCAGTCGCGTCATCCCACTTCGGGCGCAGCGACTTACCGTCTTGACCGGTTACCTTCAGCTCCGCAGCGGGCTTCACCGAGAACTTGATTTGGATATGGCTGTCGTCACCATCGCGGATCGCAAGTGCACCAAACTTTGCCGCCAGCACGGACCCGGATGCGGCCGTAGCGTCGGCATCGACCTTCTTCGCGATGTCTGCGATGGGGTCTGCCCCGGAGGGTGCGCCCGACGCGGCCGGTGCTATAGCAGCGACCTGCGACACCGGCGCGACATAGTTGACAGCCACCGACTGCGGAGCCGAGCGGCGAAGTGTTACGTGGTGAGAGTTGAAATCGACGTCGGCGTACAGGTCGGACGCGGTCACGAGCCGATCAAGCGTCTGCATCCAGTTCTCGCCATCGCGCGTGCCGAAGCTCGTCGAAGCCGTCAGATCGATGTCTTTCTGTGCGGACCCCGTCCAACCCTGCGGCACCAGTGCTTTGACCAATTGCGCGAGCGGCAGCGTGGTGTTCAGAGGCCGAGTACTTTCAAGGCTGCTGCGCGGCCCGATGAGCGCAAGGCGGCCGGAGAAGCCAGAAAAGCCGGACGGAGTGTCGCTGTGCGCCTTGTCGCCAATGAAGCGATTGGCCTTTTTCCAGTAAGCCGTGGCGCTCGAGCCGCCCGCCGAGTAACGGATCACCTCGGGCGTACCCGGCACAACGATGTATGGGCCTTGGCTATGTCCACCGTCCACGCGCAGCGACTGGCCGGCGCGCGGCTGGAAATACGTGTCACTGCCATCATTGAAGACCAGTGCGGGACGCTCTAGCACATTGCCCGCGATCTCGTAGTCGAAGTCGAGCGGGTCTGTACCGGCGGCCGCCGCGTTCAGCGTGACCGCGGCGAGCGCGAGAGTAAGAAGAGAGAGCGTGTGCTTCATAGGCCGCGTTCGATTTGAGAAAGATGCTTCACGAAGCGCGCGAGGTATTCGCGGCCCGGGGCGGGATTAGCACTGTGGTAATACGCGACGGCCTTTACCGCGGAGTGCGTGAGGCGGTAGTTCTCGTTGAGGATGTCTTCTGCGACGCGGATGTTGGTCGCTGGTGCAAGGGCATCCCAGGCACTCGCGAAGCGCTTGCCGTGGTATCCCCAGTTCACTTGCATTAGGCCAATATCGAAGTTCGATCGGCCGTTGCTGATCAGATAGCGGACCGCGCGATACGCGTCCTCTCGGGTGCGAAAGAAGAAACCGCGACCCGCGACATTCAACGTCCACGGCCATGCACGACCGTTGTATGCGGACTCATTGAGCGCGATGCCAGCGAGAATCTTGGGATCGACCGAGGTGTGCATCGCGTCGAACGGCGCCTGCGCGGATGCGCACGACCAGCCCCCTCGGCGCTCGGTGATGCTCGCTTGGGCGTCATCGGTAAGCGTCGCGGGGCGCAACCAGCCCGCCTTTACAAAGAGGCTCTCGAAGCTGATAGGCGAGCCGTCGATGTTGATCGCAACACCGCCAGTCGTGGCCTCGACCGTTTGGCCCTCAAATCGGTTTGCCCACGCCAGAAACGGCTTGAGTCCACATGCGTAGACGGGTTCGCCGGGCAGCTCGACGAGCGCGCGTTTCGTGCCGTCATCGACCACGATGCGCGTCGGGCTGATGATCGAATCGATGGTCGCCGCGTGTGCGCAGAGCGCCAATGCAGACAGGCAGGCAGCCGCCCATGCCTTAGTCATGGTATGGCTCCATGACGATGTCCTGCGTCACTTGCACCAGGAACTTCTGGCCCGGTTCGACGGTAATGGTCGGCGGGATATTCTGGTTGCGCTGCATGACGGTCTGGGCCGTCGCTGCCGCGACCTGCCCCGCCGTGTCACCATAAGTAGTGACGCCGTTCGGCGTCGCGGTCGTCGCCGTCTGAGAGCTGCTGTCGAACGCCTTCAGCAGAATCGCCGTAATGAAGCCCGCGCCGAAGATCTTCAGGAAGTGGTTGTTCACATCGCCCGAGAACCCGGCGTAGCCGTTCTGGTCCGCACCCTGCATGCCGTTGAGCGGCACGCTCTTGCCGTTGGGCAGACGCAGACTCGTCGAAGCGACCAGCAAGCGCTCTTGGCCAACTTTGACGTCCGCGCTGTACATGCCATTGATGAACGCGCCCTTCGGGATCATCAAGCAGTCGCCGCCCAAGCTGTCGTACACATCCTCATCGACCATCAACGCCACGCGACCCGGCTTGTCCGAGTTCAGCCCCTCCACCGTCTTGACGTGGATGACGTGCGGCGGCGTCAACGTGCAACCCGTCGACCGGCCATTGAAGGTTGTCCGTTCGATGCCGCCGCGCGAATCCGCATCGCGCAGGAAGGCGCGGTCGCGATCTTCGGGTGCTTGGCCCTGCTTCGCCAAGGCAATCGCCATCGCATCGGGGGTGTTGGCTCCCGCAGCGTTACGGGCAGCTCGTACCTCGTCCAACGAAGGGACGCCAGCGGGCAGTACGCCGGTCGCCGAGTTCGCCGAACGCGACGCGCCTGCCTGCTTGAAAATCGAGGACGTGTAGATCGCGTCTTGCGCCGCTTGGCGGGAAAGCTCGCGCGTGTCCGTGCTCGAACCTTTGACTTCCTCC is drawn from Caballeronia sp. NK8 and contains these coding sequences:
- a CDS encoding TrbI/VirB10 family protein → MAKKPDSATPSAEQEALVKGKTPRNAIMSIGILAAVVIGGLGFYYQLQATNKADEDARIKKATALKSSTEAPTAANNNDIDQMIRQQRDAAASEAAARAASEAATPKPAVKPMLTGADFQEEVKGSSTDTRELSRQAAQDAIYTSSIFKQAGASRSANSATGVLPAGVPSLDEVRAARNAAGANTPDAMAIALAKQGQAPEDRDRAFLRDADSRGGIERTTFNGRSTGCTLTPPHVIHVKTVEGLNSDKPGRVALMVDEDVYDSLGGDCLMIPKGAFINGMYSADVKVGQERLLVASTSLRLPNGKSVPLNGMQGADQNGYAGFSGDVNNHFLKIFGAGFITAILLKAFDSSSQTATTATPNGVTTYGDTAGQVAAATAQTVMQRNQNIPPTITVEPGQKFLVQVTQDIVMEPYHD
- a CDS encoding transglycosylase SLT domain-containing protein: MTKAWAAACLSALALCAHAATIDSIISPTRIVVDDGTKRALVELPGEPVYACGLKPFLAWANRFEGQTVEATTGGVAINIDGSPISFESLFVKAGWLRPATLTDDAQASITERRGGWSCASAQAPFDAMHTSVDPKILAGIALNESAYNGRAWPWTLNVAGRGFFFRTREDAYRAVRYLISNGRSNFDIGLMQVNWGYHGKRFASAWDALAPATNIRVAEDILNENYRLTHSAVKAVAYYHSANPAPGREYLARFVKHLSQIERGL
- a CDS encoding toxin co-regulated pilus biosynthesis Q family protein, whose protein sequence is MTPTFSLQTHRTARMVAHLFACLALTTVPGLAAAEPDQSRLAPPPGDGWQLLSAPSAKAPVAQVAMVSPVAPGVRSASVAPASPASPAAPKADVGGPAPVALPGAAAPSRVGSMDVAPVVVPSQGGATVPSSVLSFSITPQDINLRNALDRWLQQQGWQLAWKIDDDLPLEFNATFSGDFKSVLTQVMQATNHMRTPTRVCKHTNNVIRVVARAANCQE
- a CDS encoding type II secretory pathway protein: MRLTKIKSAIAILVAASLTGCAVSQSDVNHAYDATNAEATRAMGNGPESMSLVEAVPTAFLGDRLVPVAYEATLPAIFREKSVVFPGNLPLSKIATLISTATGYPVHLSPDAFIPRDALIPKTNGGNGQSAPMQPQALAKSNVEPVYAQACNCKVGEYLRGVTENLGLDWTFDGSTISISRFVTKTFTIAAIPGKVSIKSTMSKGTDTSTGNQASGGTTGGTSGNTGSFSSITSTGRDGTFDQIAIIQSELEKLKSPLGEVVVNPQSRLVMVRDTKEAVDRMGALLARENAISTRQVALRVRTLQVDLSNSSQAGVSADIVFNRISDGLKRYSITVASPTSLATAIGGTVGLSVLKPGSPMEGTNAIISGLNAFGKTVQDNTQTKLTLNGLPVSIGTFETKGYLAATTPSVGSIAGSSSGVPGLQPGSVTVGDFVNILPSVNDHNQIILSYWSDSSKLNGPFTTISTGSGATLQQIQLPDILGNKDDQTIALSDGQTVVLYGAVSNRYDGNSNNGIGGLSGAWNKGRTFQVIMLTATVVPSM
- a CDS encoding lytic transglycosylase domain-containing protein gives rise to the protein MSRLLQVSTLLIATVSFHAYADCLDDAARYHRVSVQVVRAVAQQESGMRPYVTNRNTDGSEDIGLMQINSSWLPKLGRFGITRQHLFDACVNAYVGTWILASNIKQFGPTWKAVGAYNAVSSNKQLIYANNIYRRLQRAN
- a CDS encoding type 4b pilus protein PilO2; protein product: MHFESIPGEKGARLVFGLDWRAYSAKGARAERRHYVEESGATHYTEYKANDETIVGFCELEPSQRKGGKLYSAAARIASLERVRRRPAVLVLIQNDERVHVVLVQRGAVSLDQEVALNALADRRDEIEDGCAKAGLELATLGYGAQLHAVDETFDLRELLVARKVGLIKKVPVAVPTTVPLLVILAAVFFGGKQLIEMLNPPPPPPAPPPTFMQEYQSAVMRTLAAPAPLANQLAPKLLASFGAQETNVAGWQFQKASCTISGPCIATYKRQGGTFKEFDARAPESLRPVVFNPDGWHLTARGPEVTVAERVALAQQATWPTQQALIKTLQTDPQKLSTKPDTLDSHGYVVDIKPAERLIARQPTAGEVQGPLVQRGTWQIDGYKWQSALLARLPDNMALDTLDVELKEDGTGVHFTAKGKYYVLN